The following nucleotide sequence is from Citrus sinensis cultivar Valencia sweet orange chromosome 6, DVS_A1.0, whole genome shotgun sequence.
CTTGAACCATAACTTGCCCACCAGACAGCACTTGATGGGGAATAAGTCATAACAGATAGACCAAACCCTCTGTATAATCCACGAAGGCCATCAGACTGTATAACCTTACGAGCAACATCCAGGCCACCACTATACTTCGCATGGCCTGAATACCCTTGCACCATCAATTTTTGGCTAACCTGTTCAAAGTTCATCCTAAAAAGATTTAGCATCCTGCATATCTCTACctatatcttcttcttctttgttcacatattttttattcttttgtccATCAGAAAAGCATTGATAATGGAATATTTAGCAGATTGCATTCTCTGATTATTCCCTCTTCTtccttccttttctttttaagaaaacataaataaatcagAAAAGCATggatatagaaaaataaatcagaAAAGGATGGATATAGAATTATGagctttttatttatgatcacaaaaacaaacaaaatttccTGAAAACAATGGACGCAATACAAAGGCCATAAACTAATATATAGATCAACATTGTATCCGTTCATAgttatttttccaaaaaaggGTAAGTGTTTAAATGGAGACTTCTCTAATATTAGAATACAACCAGTCAATTATGTGGGTCAATTATAACTTAAAGTAACAGCCTTCAAATTTAGCATAAGTAAGAAACTCCCCAATTAACTgaacatacatatatatgcatAAGTACAAATCCCcacatgtaattttaatatcaacatgtttcaaaaaatgaCCGGTTGAAAAGATGACATACAACGTCAATTGGAACAAACACAGCTTGAGCGCACATTGATGCTGTCATGCCAGCAATTCCATTTGCTATTGCTGCCTGTGCAGGTTCTGATAGTTTAAATGGTTCGACTATCTTGAAAGCCGCTGCTTTTGTCGTCTCTAAAGCAGTCAGAAATAGTATCCTGGCAGGGATTGCACCAGTAATTACTGTACCAAAACCTCTGTACAGACCAGGAATCCCATCAGTTCTAAGAATACCTCTGATAACAGAAAAGGCATTTCTCTCAGCAGTGTCTTTTGTAGCAACCTGAAGCCTGGTTTTTACAACAGAGACTGGATACAGTGCCACTGTAACCCCCGTGAAGAGGCCAGCTCCAAcaatgtaaaattttgttttgtcaaGCCTGCAGAATGAGCATATAAGAAcatgtagtttttttttttttaaaaaaggtgtACAATTAGGAAATAATGGTTGGAGGTATGAAAGGGCAAAGAAAAATGCACAAGTTGATTTCTTAATTAGGGTTAAACTACAACCAAGATCACAAATATTGATGCTTTTGAGGGCTTGCTTGAATAATCACATTTTGGAGTCACATGTTGAAACTACTATTGATTCATGATTATAACCATGTATAATCATAGGAGTTGGAGTTTATTCTTCCATTTTGAAGTTAATTTGTATCCCTACACGAGTTTCAAACTTTTCCACCATTTCTAatctatatataattcaatacAAGCACAAGCACACTTTGTGTAACTTAGCTtgctataaaataaatgtaaatatagAGAGCACATAGATAGATATGTTTAATATCAGATATTGGGAGACTGCACAAAGGaacatatgaaaataataatttatatcacCCCCCTCACTAAAGGGAGATTAATACTAAGGCTACTCTCCGGAGGAAACATTCTATCATCGGCTCGAGAGTCACCTGTAGCTTAagaaatttctaaataaattgacggatatttaaattaagaaaataagatgAATGAAGCAAAAAGTGATGAGGATACGATACGTACTTTTCCCAGTCAATCTCGGTCTGACCTAACGTCTGAACCCGGGAATTGGACGCGTCCATTGTCATTGATGGTTGAGGTTGACTCCTTCAAAAtctaaacaacaaaaacaagacaaaTCCAATCTGTCTCTGCAACTCAACAATCAAAATCGATAATGCATCACTTTTCGAAAGCCAAAATTGTTATAATGACTTTTTCAACCGTTGAATGTTCAAAAATGGACGATCACTGCCCTGCTCCCTGCAATCTTCGTCAGCCTCCCCTCCTTTCAGGTTACTTGGAGCAAAAACTTTCTACTTCCTGTGATGAAGAGGAATCGATGCCAATTCATTTACACTTCTTTCATCTCTCCTTTTGTACCAATATGAGAATAAGAATGGGACTAAAGTGCAAGcaaatgtgaaaaaaagaaaaaaaaaggaatgaattttataatattgcaGATTATTAGTCAAAGTTCATAGTTGTTCATGTTCATACCCAGTTTTTGGTGCAGGCTGCTGCTAGCAGGCTCGTATCGCTTACTGGGTTGAGGCCCATGTTCATGTAGGTTTTGACTTTTGATTAGGCTTTACTACCCTCCCACGAGTCACGAAATTCTTTATAAagccttattttttttttattgaaattatctaaataattaAGGATAAATAATACTGTTTATCGGTTGAAATTTTGTAGGAGGATagtcaactttttttaaaaatattttataaataaaaaattggggatgttttaagaaataaattcaaaaagtGTTAAAAGGGGTACTAAAAGCTCCACTCGCAGGCTTTCGGTTTAAagttttttcttgatttgggTTTAGGGCCCACTATAACATATAGTGAGCAGCCCAACCTTTTTCTAACGGTTAACATTTCTAAAGTAACAGTGGCTCTCGCTTAAAAGAATGAGCAAGCAAGCATAGTCTAAGTCTAGTACTGGTGTAAGTTAATGTATAATATCAGCTGGTTATGGTATAATTCCTTGAAAATCAAGCTAacctctctccctctcttaGTGCTCCTcctctttattattattattatttaaaacaagcagCCCAACCATGATCGTTCTGTTCATGAATGTGCTTAATATTCTTTAGAGTAGAGGTGGGTAAAATCAGATTCAGATAAATCTGATTGGATTTCGAGTTACactaataatttcaaaatctatttttttttaattgaagcaaTCAAGCAAAACAATAAACCACatcatatattttcatttcaaaatttttaaattaattatttaaaacaatCTAGTCAAATACCATAAAAAGCTTCGTAGTGGTGGCTGTCGAGGTGAAGCAAGCTGCAGCAGTTGCGGTAACCAATGGAGCAAGCGCCAGCAAACAACAATGGTCGAAGTACAGTAGATTGCGTTGGCGCGCTGCGGCAACAGTGATGGCTTGGCTTCACGTGGTTGCTTCTGTGACTATTGGCTGCTGCTTTGCACAGTTGCATCTCCGATCTGTTGCATGCTGCTTTGAGCAGTTGCTGTTTCGCATTTTGTTGTCTCCGATATCCGAGGCCTGATCTCAATGTGTGTGAACGTGTGCTGTGTGGTGTGACtttgtttgtttcattaatttttttttttaatgtcaaagCCAACCCGATCGGTTAATCCGATTCGAACTCGATATTTTTCAGATCAAGTTGGGTCGGGTCAGATCGGCTGTTTTGCCCAACCTTCTTTAGAGtttattttagttacattTTAGTGTATGTAATGTCAAATGTAATACTAAATATAATGAAAGCAACAACTTCCAGCTAGaagtacttttattttgttttctcacgaaaattgaaatatttttattcagaaaagaaagttaaaataGTCTAGTTAAGTT
It contains:
- the LOC102614745 gene encoding uncharacterized protein LOC102614745 isoform X1, which codes for MTMDASNSRVQTLGQTEIDWEKLDKTKFYIVGAGLFTGVTVALYPVSVVKTRLQVATKDTAERNAFSVIRGILRTDGIPGLYRGFGTVITGAIPARILFLTALETTKAAAFKIVEPFKLSEPAQAAIANGIAGMTASMCAQAVFVPIDVVSQKLMVQGYSGHAKYSGGLDVARKVIQSDGLRGLYRGFGLSVMTYSPSSAVWWASYGSSQRVIWRFLGHGTGIDDAVPSQSKIVLVQATGGLIAGATASCITTPLDTIKTRLQVMGHDRRPSATQVVKKLISEDGWKGLYRGLGPRFFSMSAWGTSMILAYEYLNQCGRCGWVLYIGE
- the LOC102614745 gene encoding uncharacterized protein LOC102614745 isoform X2, translated to MTMDASNSRVQTLGQTEIDWEKLDKTKFYIVGAGLFTGVTVALYPVSVVKTRLQVATKDTAERNAFSVIRGILRTDGIPGLYRGFGTVITGAIPARILFLTALETTKAAAFKIVEPFKLSEPAQAAIANGIAGMTASMCAQAVFVPIDVVSQKLMVQGYSGHAKYSGGLDVARKVIQSDGLRGLYRGFGLSVMTYSPSSAVWWASYGSSQRVIWRFLGHGTGIDDAVPSQSKIVLVQATGGLIAGATASCITTPLDTIKTRLQVMGHDRRPSATQVVKKLISEDGWKGLYRGLGPRFFSMSAWGTSMILAYEYLKRLCAKDE